The Desulfotomaculum sp. nucleotide sequence GCCTTGTTATTTTGAGGGCTTTTTCATTTATGACCAGGGGAACGCCAAGTGATTTGGCCAATGCGTCCCTGCTGAGATCGTCCTCTGTAGGTCCGAGGCCGCCGCTGATTATAATTAAACCTGCCCTCTCGGAAGCCTGTGTGATTGCCTGGGCAAGACGTTCCAGATTGTCACCGACTGTCACCTGATAAAACAGGTCGATCCCCCATAAAGCAAGGGTTTGTTGAAGATACTGCGAATTTGTGTTTAAAATCTGGCCAATCATTAGCTCAGTGCCTGTAAAAATAACTTCAGCCTGCACTCAAGTTCCTCCTCCAGCTAAAAAGAAGCAAGCATTTTAAGTTTAATACAAACAAATGCCGGAGTAAACCGGAAAGAGATTAAAATTATTTCTTAAAATTCATCACTGATCATTTTACCGGCTTGCGCCTGTTCGTTCCCTATAGCCAGTTTTTTCTTGTAATTCCAGGCCAGAACGGCTTCCGCAAATAAAACCATTTTTTGGGTCATCGATCCCCCCACGTTCCCGTTTAACCTGGAAGGCAGTTCACCTTTGTCTATAAGATCGTAATTCTTGATGCCTATTTCTTCGGCCATCTCATTTTTAAACTCTTCCAACGCAGGTAAAACGTAAGAGCGTAATTCTTTTGGTATTATATTGTGAGAGACTGACTTGATT carries:
- a CDS encoding acid-soluble spore protein, which codes for MENNLPVLTKDNLPDLIKSVSHNIIPKELRSYVLPALEEFKNEMAEEIGIKNYDLIDKGELPSRLNGNVGGSMTQKMVLFAEAVLAWNYKKKLAIGNEQAQAGKMISDEF